The following are encoded together in the Lathyrus oleraceus cultivar Zhongwan6 chromosome 3, CAAS_Psat_ZW6_1.0, whole genome shotgun sequence genome:
- the LOC127129385 gene encoding exocyst complex component EXO70B1 yields the protein MPDPNLNDDTDGEQPPPPPSEHEENQQKEEKKEETVENTESVDADDADVVESSPPSLEKVSEEIDQFLVGLYEKEAASVSFDIPDYVGKFLDLLEENLGKCDTGEGKAKWEEILEKDTWLLEAVNRISKLKKILTRHDENETVEDKNEKRDSTRNRIGVIQQKAMSFLEEDFRVLMEDSRMPMELSSDGQNIDSKGKQGASEEVESDHQLEESETNFPGYTDEAIACMSKIACEMLTGGYESECCQVYIVARRTAFEEIQQKLGLERISIDDMVQKVQWEILARDMIPAWTNTIRKCTTVYFPGERKLAEAVFSSNQSVAAGLFGSLSRGVVIPLLNFAEGAAMTKRAGEKLFKLLDMYETLRDVIPKLDGLFPEESSEELKTEITLAKTRLGEAAIAIFCDLENSIKSETVKNPVPGGAVHPLTRYIMNYLIIAGDYKETLEQVFRDHSKIECVDSSSRLDDNENHVVIEEASSPFSAQVMRVMDLLDASLDGKAKLYRDIALSNFFMMNNGRYILQKIKSSSEMSQVVGNTWCRKKSSDLRNYHKTYQRETWNKLLNCLSQEGLNVNGKVQKAVLKERFKSFSTLFDEIHRTQSLWVVKDEQLQSELRVSISAVVIPAYRAFFGRFSQNLDSGRQAEKYIKYQPEDIETYIDDLFDGKPPQSNARRKT from the coding sequence ATGCCGGATCCCAATCTTAACGATGACACCGACGGAGAACAACCACCGCCTCCTCCGTCGGAGCATGAGGAAAATCAACAgaaggaagagaagaaagaagaaacaGTAGAAAACACAGAATCTGTAGATGCCGATGATGCTGATGTCGTGGAGTCTTCTCCTCCTAGCCTGGAGAAAGTTTCAGAAGAAATCGATCAATTTCTGGTTGGATTGTATGAGAAAGAAGCGGCTTCGGTTTCGTTTGACATTCCTGATTATGTAGGAAAGTTCTTGGATCTGTTGGAGGAGAATCTAGGGAAATGTGACACTGGCGAAGGTAAAGCGAAGTGGGAAGAGATTCTGGAAAAAGATACATGGTTATTGGAAGCTGTGAATCGGATTTCGAAGCTTAAGAAAATTCTGACTCGTCACGATGAAAACGAAACGGTAGAAGATAAGAATGAGAAAAGAGACTCAACAAGGAATCGAATTGGTGTAATTCAACAGAAAGCCATGTCTTTTTTGGAAGAAGACTTTCGAGTGTTGATGGAGGATTCTAGAATGCCAATGGAATTGAGTTCAGATGGACAGAACATTGATTCAAAAGGAAAACAGGGGGCATCAGAGGAAGTTGAATCTGATCATCAACTGGAGGAATCCGAGACGAATTTCCCGGGTTATACAGACGAGGCGATTGCTTGTATGAGCAAGATTGCCTGCGAGATGTTAACCGGGGGATACGAATCGGAGTGTTGTCAGGTGTACATTGTGGCGAGAAGGACTGCGTTTGAGGAGATTCAACAGAAATTGGGGCTGGAAAGAATCAGCATTGATGATATGGTTCAGAAGGTGCAATGGGAGATTCTAGCAAGAGATATGATTCCGGCGTGGACAAACACGATTCGTAAATGCACGACCGTGTATTTCCCCGGGGAGAGGAAACTAGCGGAGGCGGTATTCTCAAGTAACCAGTCGGTTGCAGCTGGTCTATTTGGTAGCCTCTCCCGCGGAGTTGTGATTCCACTTCTCAATTTCGCGGAAGGGGCTGCCATGACTAAGCGTGCAGGAGAGAAGCTATTCAAATTGCTTGACATGTACGAAACACTTAGAGATGTTATACCAAAGTTGGACGGGCTCTTTCCTGAAGAGTCCTCCGAAGAGTTGAAGACAGAGATAACCCTCGCCAAAACACGTCTTGGCGAGGCAGCTATCGCTATCTTCTGCGACTTAGAAAACTCAATCAAATCAGAAACCGTGAAAAATCCAGTCCCTGGTGGCGCGGTTCACCCTCTCACACGCTATATAATGAATTACCTCATCATAGCTGGTGATTACAAAGAAACCCTAGAACAGGTTTTCCGGGATCATTCAAAGATCGAATGTGTAGATTCAAGTAGTAGACTTGATGACAATGAAAACCACGTAGTTATAGAAGAAGCATCGTCGCCATTTTCAGCACAGGTAATGAGAGTCATGGATTTACTAGATGCAAGCCTAGACGGGAAAGCCAAACTGTACCGCGACATAGCATTAAGCAACTTCTTCATGATGAACAATGGTAGATACATTTTACAAAAGATCAAAAGTTCATCTGAAATGAGCCAAGTGGTGGGTAACACATGGTGTAGAAAGAAATCCTCTGATTTAAGAAACTATCACAAGACATACCAGAGAGAAACATGGAACAAATTGTTGAATTGTCTGAGTCAAGAAGGGTTGAATGTGAATGGGAAGGTGCAAAAGGCAGTACTGAAAGAGAGGTTTAAAAGCTTCAGTACATTGTTTGATGAGATTCATAGGACACAAAGCTTATGGGTTGTGAAGGATGAGCAGCTTCAATCGGAGCTTCGGGTTTCGATATCCGCGGTGGTGATTCCGGCATACAGGGCATTCTTTGGGAGGTTTTCACAGAATTTAGATTCTGGGAGACAGGCAGAGAAGTATATAAAGTACCAACCTGAGGATATAGAGACTTACATTGATGATTTGTTTGATGGAAAACCTCCTCAATCTAATGCTAGAAGGAAAACATAA